DNA sequence from the Prochlorothrix hollandica PCC 9006 = CALU 1027 genome:
TGATCCAATTTAATGAAGGGTTGAGAGGCCGGGTCTGGGGTGCCGTCGGGGACTAGTTCTGGGTTCATGGGTGGGAGTCCACGGCAAGGCCATGGCAACAATGGGGTGAGGATGATAGTTTAATGCAGGACAGCCCTGGGCGATCGTTCTGCGCAAGGTCTCAAAAAAATGACCCGCCACCAGGTTCATCTCTCCGGAGAGGTGGACACTGGGCGACGGGTGGGGCAACGGAAGGGACGGCCTGTGATCTTGGCGGTGGCAGCGGCAGATCTGGCCGCTACGGGGGAACCTTTCTACTGTTCCGAATTGCACAGGATTCACTCTGGGTTTTTGGGTGAGTCAGAGACTGGGGAAAACATGATGGGCGATAAATGGGCGATAAAATAATGGGTAGGGATCCAGACGGAGGGACTGCACCTTCACCCCTGGGAAATTTTGCCCCCTTTGATCCTCAACCATATCGGCTTGCCCCTGATCTAGAATCCGTAGTTTCCACAGTATGTTTCCACAGTATGTTTCCACAGTATTTTGTGAAGCATTGATGAAGCCCGTGAACGGTATTGGACTCCTAGGCTTACCTCTAGGGGTTGTTTCTGGTACCCGGTCCCACGGATTAGGTCTAACTGGGGTACTGTCCCTCCGGTTGCTTGAGGCAGGTTGCTTGAGGCAGGTTGCTTGAGGCAGGGTCCGAGGGGATTACCTGGTTGACTGACACAAGATGCTGCCTTGGGCGGGGAAACCTAGCCCCTAGCAGGGTTTAGCCGAGATAGAGGTCAGGTTTTCGGACCCTATTGGTGGGGTGGGGTTTTGGCAAGTTTTGCCGGTCACTCAGGGGGATTACCCCCGGTTTAAGGCACTGAAGGGCAGCACCCGGAACACTTCGGCGGGGGTGGTTAAGCCTTGGTTGAGTTTGGCGATCGCCGCTTGCTGAAACGACGTATAGCCCCGCCGCTGGAGATATTGCCGTAAATCTACCACCGTTCCCTGGTAAATCAACTGGCGCACCCGATCGTCCACGTCCAGTAATTCCACCACCGCCTCTCGCCCCAGAAACCCAGAGTCAAAACATTGCTCGCAGCCCGTCCCCTTACGCCATGCCTCCGTGCTGTGGTTGGGGGATAGGCCCAGGCGCTGCAACTCGTCCGGGGTGGGGGTGGAGGGCACGCCGCAGTGGGGACAGATCCGCCGCACCAGACGCTGGGCCACAATGCCGATGAGGGCATCACTAATTAAACCGGGATCCGGTCCAATGTCCTTGAGGCGGGGGATGGTGCTGATGGCATCGTTGGTGTGGAGGGTGGTCAGCACCAGGTGACCGGTGAGGGCAGCTCGCACCGCTGTTTCGGCGGTTTCCTGATCCCGGATTTCCCCCACCATGATGATGTCGGGATCCTGGCGCAGGATCGATCGCAGCCCCGCCGCAAAGGTCATGCCCGCTTTCTCATTGACCTGGGTTTGGTTAATGCGCCTCAGCACATACTCCACGGGATCCTCCACAGTGATCACATTAACCTCCGAGGTGGCAATGGACTGGAGGCTGGTGTAGAGGGTGCTGGTTTTGCCGGAGCCAGTGGGACCGGTGAAGATAATCATGCCCTGGGGTTGGTGGAGCCAGCGATGGTAGATGGCGAGGGCTGGGGGCGTAAAACCCAGGTCATCCAGGGACTCAAAGGGGTTTTGCTGGGGTAATAGGCGGATAACGGCCTTCTCACCGCCAATGCAGGGCAGCGTACTGACCCGCATATCCAGCCCTACGGAAGCCGTGTCCCCCGCCTTATACTTTTCCCCAATGCGGCCATCCTGGGGGCGACGGCTGTCGGAAATATCCATCTCTGACATGACCTTAAGGGCAACAATCACCCGCCGTTTCAGGGCCGGATCGAGGGTGGTGATGTCCCGCAGAACCCCGTCAATGCGATAGCGAACCCGCAGACCTTCTGCCGCTGGTTCCAGGTGAATATCACTGGCTCGGTTGCGTAGTGCCCCAGAAATAATGGTTTTGAGGCGACTAATTTGATCAACGGCTTTTTTAAGGAATATCTCTGTGACTTCACTAATATCTTCCTGTTCAGTTTGCCCGGTGAGGGGGTTGATCAGTTGATCGGCATTAATGTGGTTGGGATCGAGGCGGGTGGTGTGGTACCAGGTGCGATAACTTTTTTCCGAAATGGGCAGGACTTTGATTTGACACAGCCCTTGGTAAGCCATCTGTTCCACCAGATCTGGCTCCACGGCCTGGGGACTGCCCAAGTAGTAGCAGTTTTGCCACAGCAACAGGGGCAGCAGGGGGGGCAGGGTTTGCCGCTGACCGGAGGCCGATCGCAGCCCTTCTGGAAACTCCCGAAAAAAGCGCTGGCTCACCTCCGTATCCAAGAGGGTCAAGTTTACGGCTCCTTTGCTGTCTACCAGTAGTTTCAGGGCTTCGTCACAGGTGATGATTTGCTGGCGGAGGCGTTGCCATGCCGATCGGGCGCTAGTATCCATGGATCAGGAGCCAAGGTAAAGGAATGGGGCACTCATAACCGGAGGTTAATCCTAGCTTAAAGCAAGGATACAGCAGTCCTAAATGGGTCGTGTGGTGTGCCCCCGGAGGGGGCACACCACACCAAGGGTTTCAGCCATCGAGATCCTTACAACTGATTTAGGAGTGCTGTAGATCCGGAGTGGCTGACACAACTGGCCAGAACCCAACTTTACGGGAAGGGTCAGCAAATTCGACGACGAATACAAATTCGATGTCTTAATGGCCATCATTCCCCCCTGAATTGAGTCACACCTTTCACCCCTTGCGGCTTCGGTTACCGCAGTCCCTTAGGGCAAGTGATCATACCCCACCACACCCCTACCACACCCGATCGCGATCCCACCCCAGCACCCCAAATCCCCCTTGCTCTTGCGGCGAATCGGGTTCATAATCACAGCAAAAGCTGCGGGGATTAAAGGCTGGGAGATTAAGAACTAGAGCCGTCAAAGGGGTAGAGGACAGATGTGGATTTATGAACAGCCAGATTGGCCGAACTTTCAGTGGAAGCAAGACTCACTGCTACACCCTCTGGCAAACCTACGCCATCGCCAAGGCTATTTGCTGGGTTTAATCACCGGATTAGGGCTAGATTTTTCCAAAACTGCCAACCTCACCACCCTCACCGAAGAAACCGTGAAATCCTGGGCGATCGAAGGCCAAGCCCTTGATGCAAAGGCTGTTAAGTCTTCCCTCGCGCAACGCTTGGGAATGCCCCATCCTCCCTCAACGGGCCTCGATCGCTCGATCGAAGGCATCACCGCCATGATGCTGGATGCCACCCAAAACGCAGGTGACCCCCTAACGCGAGAGCGCCTTTGGAGTTGGCACGCCGCCCTCTTTCCCACTGGCTACAGCGGCCTGAGGGCGATCGAGGTGGGCCAGTGGCGCACCGACGCAAGCGGCCCCATGCAAGTGGTTTCCGGTCCCATGGGCCGCGAAACCCTCCACTACCAAGCCCCCAGAGCCTTGCAACTGCCCAAAGCTATGACCCAGTTCCTGCGGTGGTTCAATCAGCCCCCCAGCGACTTAGAACCCATCCTTCAGGCCGGAATTGCCCACTTTTGGTTCCTCACCCTCCATCCCTTCGAGGACGGAAATGGTCGGATCGCCCGCGCCCTCACCGAACTGGCCCTAGCCCGCGCCGATGGCTCACCCTTGCGGTTTTACAGCCTTTCTGCCCAAATCGCAGCCGATCGTAAACAGTACTACCTCATCCTAGAGCGACAACAACGGAGCAGTTTAGACCTCACCCCCTGGCTTCTGTGGTTTTTGGGCTGCTGCGATCGTGCTCTCACCCGCGCTGAAACCGTCGTCAGCACCCTACGCTACCAAGCCACCCTCTGGCAGCACCTCAGCCAGCACAGCCTCAACGCCAGACAGCGTAAAATCATCAGCCGTCTCCTAGACCCCTTCAAAGGCAACCTTACTACCTCAAAATATGCCAAACTGGCTAAATGCTCCACCGACACCGCCCTCAGAGACATTCAAGCCTTGCTAGACTATGGAGCCTTAATCCGAAATCCAGCCCAAGGACGCAGCACCAGTTACCGACTGCCCACACCAGCAGAGCTAAATATCAGTGAATAACGACTGATATCCAGCTAGATCAAGTCTAATCACTGTCTAGTAACCCTAGATTCCAGCGTTCATAGCGGGTATTCAGCCGATCGGCCAACAGATCAGCCTCTAGCCCCTCCATAGCACCCCCATCCGTTTCGGGTAGGGGTCGTGCCCCCGTGCCGACCCTCTTCGCGGCCAACCACCGGGGCAACCACGGGGGGATTGCCCCTACCAGAATCGGGGAATCTGCCAACGTGAAGTTGTCTGGAGCCTGAAACCCTCATTCTCCCGTGACCTCCTGAATAATTACGGTCCCCTGGGTATTGATGGATGTGTTGTTTCCATTAGTTCAACTTTCCAGCGAGTGGAAAGTATTACCGTGGAAGTGGTCGTGTGACCTGACACTGGTTCAACCTATGCTACCCACAGGAAGTCTTGCTAATCCATTGCTGCGATCGCCAAATTAAACCCACCCCTAACCCCGATCTGGTCGGGAACCAGACTAAACCCCCACGGTGAACCCCACGGCGGTTCCTGTCAGGCTGAAGGGGCGCACCTGTTGGATCTTGACGGCGATGGTTTGGCCCTGGAGTTGCTGAATATCCCCCTCAAAAAAGGTGAGGCGGTTGCTGCGGGTGCGGCCCATGACCTGCTGGGGGTTCTTGGGGTTAACCTCTTCGACCAAAATTTCTTCAATGCGATCGCCATAGCGTTGGGAGCGTTCCGCCACCTTGGTATTGACCAAATGGTTTAAACGCTGAAGCCGATCGGCCTTGACCTCCTCCGACAATTGATCGCCCCAGGTGGCAGCGGGGGTCTGGGGGCGGGGGGAATAGGCGGCGGTATTCACCTGGTCAAAGCCAATGTCCTCCACTAGGCGCAGGGTGTCGTTGAACTGGGCTTCCGTTTCGCCGGGGAAGCCAACAATGGCATCGGCACTGATGGCGGCATCGGGGATATAGTGGCGCACCTTATCGATAATCTGGCGGTAGCGCTCCTGGCTATAGCCCCGGCCCATGGCCTTGAGAATCTCGTTATTGCCGGACTGGAAAGGAATGTGGAAATGTTCGCAGACCTTGGGCAACTCCCCACAGGCCCGGATCAGGCGATCGGTAAAGTAACGGGGGTGGCTGGTGGCAAAGCGCAGGCGATCGATCCCCGGCACATCATGGACAAAGTACAGCAGATCCGTGAGGGTGTGTAAATGGCGACCTTCCGGCGTGCTGCCCGGTAAATCCCGCCCATAGGCATCGATGTTTTGCCCCAGCAGCGTCACTTCCCGGTAGCCCTGGCGGCTGAGGGTTTCCATTTCGGCGCGGATGGCTTCGGGGCTGCGGGACTGCTCCAGACCCCGCACATTGGGCACCACGCAATAGGTACAGCGCTCGTTGCAACCGTAAATGACATTAACCCAAGCCGTTACGGCACTGTCTCGCCGGGGCTTGGTGATGTCCTCCATAATGTGGATCGGCTCCGTCGCCACCACCTGATCCCCGGCAAACACCTGCTCTAGGAGATCCTGGAGACGGTTGGCATGGTGGGGACCCATGACCAAATCCAATTCTGGCACCCGCCGCAACAGTTGCTCTCCTTCCTGCTGGGCTACGCAACCCGCCACCACCAAGGTGAGGCTGGGGTCCTGGTGCTTGCG
Encoded proteins:
- a CDS encoding RNA 2'-phosphotransferase, yielding MGDRSAQGLKKMTRHQVHLSGEVDTGRRVGQRKGRPVILAVAAADLAATGEPFYCSELHRIHSGFLGESETGENMMGDKWAIK
- a CDS encoding GspE/PulE family protein, with product MDTSARSAWQRLRQQIITCDEALKLLVDSKGAVNLTLLDTEVSQRFFREFPEGLRSASGQRQTLPPLLPLLLWQNCYYLGSPQAVEPDLVEQMAYQGLCQIKVLPISEKSYRTWYHTTRLDPNHINADQLINPLTGQTEQEDISEVTEIFLKKAVDQISRLKTIISGALRNRASDIHLEPAAEGLRVRYRIDGVLRDITTLDPALKRRVIVALKVMSEMDISDSRRPQDGRIGEKYKAGDTASVGLDMRVSTLPCIGGEKAVIRLLPQQNPFESLDDLGFTPPALAIYHRWLHQPQGMIIFTGPTGSGKTSTLYTSLQSIATSEVNVITVEDPVEYVLRRINQTQVNEKAGMTFAAGLRSILRQDPDIIMVGEIRDQETAETAVRAALTGHLVLTTLHTNDAISTIPRLKDIGPDPGLISDALIGIVAQRLVRRICPHCGVPSTPTPDELQRLGLSPNHSTEAWRKGTGCEQCFDSGFLGREAVVELLDVDDRVRQLIYQGTVVDLRQYLQRRGYTSFQQAAIAKLNQGLTTPAEVFRVLPFSALNRG
- a CDS encoding DUF4172 domain-containing protein, which codes for MWIYEQPDWPNFQWKQDSLLHPLANLRHRQGYLLGLITGLGLDFSKTANLTTLTEETVKSWAIEGQALDAKAVKSSLAQRLGMPHPPSTGLDRSIEGITAMMLDATQNAGDPLTRERLWSWHAALFPTGYSGLRAIEVGQWRTDASGPMQVVSGPMGRETLHYQAPRALQLPKAMTQFLRWFNQPPSDLEPILQAGIAHFWFLTLHPFEDGNGRIARALTELALARADGSPLRFYSLSAQIAADRKQYYLILERQQRSSLDLTPWLLWFLGCCDRALTRAETVVSTLRYQATLWQHLSQHSLNARQRKIISRLLDPFKGNLTTSKYAKLAKCSTDTALRDIQALLDYGALIRNPAQGRSTSYRLPTPAELNISE
- the miaB gene encoding tRNA (N6-isopentenyl adenosine(37)-C2)-methylthiotransferase MiaB, which gives rise to MLPTPRRYHIVTFGCQMNKADSERMAGILDGMGFEWEENPELANVVLYNTCTIRDNAEQKVYSYLGRQAKRKHQDPSLTLVVAGCVAQQEGEQLLRRVPELDLVMGPHHANRLQDLLEQVFAGDQVVATEPIHIMEDITKPRRDSAVTAWVNVIYGCNERCTYCVVPNVRGLEQSRSPEAIRAEMETLSRQGYREVTLLGQNIDAYGRDLPGSTPEGRHLHTLTDLLYFVHDVPGIDRLRFATSHPRYFTDRLIRACGELPKVCEHFHIPFQSGNNEILKAMGRGYSQERYRQIIDKVRHYIPDAAISADAIVGFPGETEAQFNDTLRLVEDIGFDQVNTAAYSPRPQTPAATWGDQLSEEVKADRLQRLNHLVNTKVAERSQRYGDRIEEILVEEVNPKNPQQVMGRTRSNRLTFFEGDIQQLQGQTIAVKIQQVRPFSLTGTAVGFTVGV